In the Brettanomyces nanus chromosome 1, complete sequence genome, AAAAGGCAAAAGgcaaaaaggaaaaggcaAAACACGAAACACGAAATGAGCGAAAACACGAGTCTTTATATATACCCCGTTTATTTCCTAATTAGGCAATTGGTTAGGAGATAGTGAAAAGTTACTCTATTCTACTGACGTGTCAAAACTAATATACATTCACCAAACCCATACAAAATATATACCACAGAATTGCTTACAACTCCTGGGAAGCTCTtgctctcttctttggcaaCAAAGAAGGCTGGATGTTTGGCAAAACACCACCTTGAGCGATAGTGACGTTACCCAACAACTTGTTCAACTCCTCATCATTTCTGATGGCCAATTGCAAGTGTCTTGGAATAATTCTTGTCTTTTTGTTATCTCTGGCGGCGTTACCGGCCAATTCCAAAATTTCGGCAGTCAAATATTCCAAAACGGCAGTCATATAAACTGGTGCACCAGAACCAATTCTCTGGGCATAGTTACCTCTTCTCAACAATCTATGAACTCTACCAACTGGGAAAGTTAATCCAGCTCTGGCGGATCTAGATGTAGATGCTTTTTCTGTAGTTCCtgcttttcctccttttcctccGGACATGTTTGTGTTTTGAATggatgaatttgatagaagaagaggtcAAGAGAAACGAGGAAACTTTATATTCATCTTTGGGGGATTACAATGTTTAAATAAGAAATATAGAGCAAGATATAGCAACCAGTAACAATCAATTGTGATCAGCCAATGATTGTAGTTCTAGACATCAACAATAACCTTTTACATGGTTATAACAATTTTTTGGAAAATCGGATTATTCGCGAAAGGCAGCAAAGTTGGGTAAAAACATAGGTGTAATGATGTTCAGAAATTTACACATTGGTGCGTAAATTTGAGTCTGTGAAAATTTCAGCATAGTTTAACGCGATCAAATCAAGACGCGTTTTGAATACAATAAACAGAGAGATCATATATAACGAGGGATAATTCCCGGACGAAGTTGtttacaagaagaaagtttgAGTTTGTAATAATCGAATTTAAGcaataataaaaaaaacaaaaatggCACCaagagcagaaaaaaaGCCAGCCTCCAAGGCTCCAGCTAAGAAGACCACCATCgagccaaagaagagaactaAGACCAGAAAGGAGACATGGTCCTCTTATATCTACaaggtgttgaagcagaCCCACCCAGATACCGGTATTTCGCAAAGAGCCATGTCTATTATGAATTCTTTCGTCAACGATATCTTTGAGAGAATCGCTACTGAGGCTTCAAAATTGGCTGCTTATAACAAGAAGTCTACCATTTCCGCCAGAGAGATTCAGACGGCTGTCAGATTGATATTGCCAGGAGAATTGGCTAAGCACGCTGTTTCTGAGGGTACCAGAGCTGTTACTAAGTATACTTCTTCTACTTCTGCTTAAGTAGAGACCGTATTTTAGGAGTTTATTATTAGGGTTGTATATTAGTATAGGGAATATATCTCTAAATGAGACACAgtaaagataaaaaaaagtgGATTTGCATTAATTCCTATTTAATTTTATTTGGCTCTTCTTGTAGTGCACTATTGGCAATGGCCTTAGTTTCTGCACTGCTGTCTGCTGCGTGAAGCTTTAACAGACAGATTCCTGTCAATTCATCCATTGTTGGTGCCTTATAAGTATCTTCGCTAAGTAAACGTATCATCTGCTTAAATGCACCACTCTTAACAGTAGAAAATGGAAGCcctgaagaaatgaaaaaccGGGCCACAGCCATATCCTTCTCCATATTCGTTGTAGATGGATCGTACTTCCGTTTCTTGCCATGTGTCGACAATAGGCTTGTCTCGGAGCTCTCTAGTATCTGCTTttccattgaatcttcttcaacagaa is a window encoding:
- the HTA2_1 gene encoding Histone H2A.2; this encodes MSGGKGGKAGTTEKASTSRSARAGLTFPVGRVHRLLRRGNYAQRIGSGAPVYMTAVLEYLTAEILELAGNAARDNKKTRIIPRHLQLAIRNDEELNKLLGNVTIAQGGVLPNIQPSLLPKKRARASQEL
- the HTB2_1 gene encoding Histone H2B codes for the protein MAPRAEKKPASKAPAKKTTIEPKKRTKTRKETWSSYIYKVLKQTHPDTGISQRAMSIMNSFVNDIFERIATEASKLAAYNKKSTISAREIQTAVRLILPGELAKHAVSEGTRAVTKYTSSTSA